From Phragmites australis chromosome 5, lpPhrAust1.1, whole genome shotgun sequence, a single genomic window includes:
- the LOC133919696 gene encoding KH domain-containing protein At4g26480-like isoform X3 has protein sequence MKVDIPVDKYPTYNFVGRILGPRGNSLKRVEATTDCRVLIRGRGSIKDPAREEMMRGKPGYEHLNEPLHILVEAKLPVEIIDARLIQACEILEDLLTPVDESQDFFKKQQLRELAMLNGTLREEGMQRSGSASPFHHSLGMKRAKTRG, from the exons ATGAAGGTTGATATCCCAGTCGACAAATATCCAACA TACAATTTTGTTGGTCGCATCCTTGGTCCTAGAGGGAATTCCTTGAAGCGAGTGGAGGCAACTACAGACTGCCGTGTGCTAATAAGAGGACGGGGCAGCATCAAAGATCCAGCTCGG GAGGAAATGATGCGAGGGAAGCCAGGATATGAACATCTGAATGAACCCCTTCATATATTGGTTGAGGCCAAGCTGCCTGTTGAAATTATTGATGCTCGCCTGATTCAAGCCTGTGAGATACTCGAAGATCTGCTAACACCTGTG GATGAATCCCAGGACTTCTTCAAGAAGCAGCAGCTGCGGGAGCTTGCAATGCTCAATGGCACCCTCCGTGAGGAAGGCATGCAAAGATCTGGTTCGGCATCCCCTTTCCACCACAGCCTTGGAATGAAGAGAGCCAAGACAAGGGGGTAA
- the LOC133919696 gene encoding KH domain-containing protein At4g26480-like isoform X2, which produces MNGWTSAFQSESSPAYSWLGGSEGSSSGLIVKKTMKVDIPVDKYPTYNFVGRILGPRGNSLKRVEATTDCRVLIRGRGSIKDPAREEMMRGKPGYEHLNEPLHILVEAKLPVEIIDARLIQACEILEDLLTPVDESQDFFKKQQLRELAMLNGTLREEGMQRSGSASPFHHSLGMKRAKTRG; this is translated from the exons ATGAATGGGTGGACATCAGCATTTCAATCAGAA AGTTCACCAGCTTATAGCTGGCTTGGAGGTTCTGAAGGCAGCTCCTCTGGACTGATTGTCAAGAAAACAATGAAGGTTGATATCCCAGTCGACAAATATCCAACA TACAATTTTGTTGGTCGCATCCTTGGTCCTAGAGGGAATTCCTTGAAGCGAGTGGAGGCAACTACAGACTGCCGTGTGCTAATAAGAGGACGGGGCAGCATCAAAGATCCAGCTCGG GAGGAAATGATGCGAGGGAAGCCAGGATATGAACATCTGAATGAACCCCTTCATATATTGGTTGAGGCCAAGCTGCCTGTTGAAATTATTGATGCTCGCCTGATTCAAGCCTGTGAGATACTCGAAGATCTGCTAACACCTGTG GATGAATCCCAGGACTTCTTCAAGAAGCAGCAGCTGCGGGAGCTTGCAATGCTCAATGGCACCCTCCGTGAGGAAGGCATGCAAAGATCTGGTTCGGCATCCCCTTTCCACCACAGCCTTGGAATGAAGAGAGCCAAGACAAGGGGGTAA
- the LOC133919696 gene encoding KH domain-containing protein At5g56140-like isoform X1 — protein sequence MLSGRYMAYSPSPSTTPHSPRISGLRAPSAAVADQEKYLAELLAERHKLSPFILVTPHSVRLLNQEILCVSTLLENVSLLNQSGLEHGSPLTTRGLYSNGAATDMNGWTSAFQSESSPAYSWLGGSEGSSSGLIVKKTMKVDIPVDKYPTYNFVGRILGPRGNSLKRVEATTDCRVLIRGRGSIKDPAREEMMRGKPGYEHLNEPLHILVEAKLPVEIIDARLIQACEILEDLLTPVDESQDFFKKQQLRELAMLNGTLREEGMQRSGSASPFHHSLGMKRAKTRG from the exons atgtTGTCAGGACGGTACATGGCCTACTCTCCCTCGCCCTCCACCACCCCGCACTCCCCCCGCATCTCCGGCCTCCGCGCGCCCTCCGCCGCCGTGGCCGACCAGGAGAA GTACCTTGCCGAACTGCTCGCGGAAAGGCACAAGCTGAGCCCGTTCATCCTTGTGACCCCGCATAGTGTACGGTTGCTGAATCAAG AAATTTTATGCGTTTCCACACTATTGGAGAATGTATCCCTTTTAAATCAAAGTGGCCTTGAACATGGTAGTCCACTAACAACGAGAGGATTATATTCAAATGGAGCAGCTACTGACATGAATGGGTGGACATCAGCATTTCAATCAGAA AGTTCACCAGCTTATAGCTGGCTTGGAGGTTCTGAAGGCAGCTCCTCTGGACTGATTGTCAAGAAAACAATGAAGGTTGATATCCCAGTCGACAAATATCCAACA TACAATTTTGTTGGTCGCATCCTTGGTCCTAGAGGGAATTCCTTGAAGCGAGTGGAGGCAACTACAGACTGCCGTGTGCTAATAAGAGGACGGGGCAGCATCAAAGATCCAGCTCGG GAGGAAATGATGCGAGGGAAGCCAGGATATGAACATCTGAATGAACCCCTTCATATATTGGTTGAGGCCAAGCTGCCTGTTGAAATTATTGATGCTCGCCTGATTCAAGCCTGTGAGATACTCGAAGATCTGCTAACACCTGTG GATGAATCCCAGGACTTCTTCAAGAAGCAGCAGCTGCGGGAGCTTGCAATGCTCAATGGCACCCTCCGTGAGGAAGGCATGCAAAGATCTGGTTCGGCATCCCCTTTCCACCACAGCCTTGGAATGAAGAGAGCCAAGACAAGGGGGTAA